In Bradysia coprophila strain Holo2 unplaced genomic scaffold, BU_Bcop_v1 contig_350, whole genome shotgun sequence, a genomic segment contains:
- the LOC119080836 gene encoding kinesin-like protein KIF23, producing the protein MNAMKSSNNRIRTPAKVIPKTPLRLPRQISNASSKDSVQVFCRIRPVNTENEESCVKVISPTTVVLTPPEIAVNYKSACLRETHYIFKNVFDPQSRQREVYNVVAQPLVEGLIRGRNGLLFTYGVTGSGKTFTMTGNSNDQGIMPRCLDVLFKTINDYQTKKFVFKPDRMNGFEILSEADAMLERQAEMNTRFGKFRGRVDSDPEIASRASKDPSALDGINEDNMYAVFITYIEVYNNSVYDLLEDTPVQRTLQSKIIREDSSHNMYVHLATEVEVKSLPEAIEAFQKGQKRKRMGHTILNAESSRSHSVFTIRLVQAPTDSQGETVLQDRRTVTVSQLSLVDLAGSERTSRTNNTGQRLREAGNINNSLMTLRTCLEILRENQLNGSNKKVPYRDSKVSHLFKNYFEGEGSVKMIVCINPRNEDYDESVQVIKFAEMTQEVQVQRATPIRLDVGLTPGRRKANQLFKMAVNNLDAMGRPEAKKLDVDVGLVYSLGPKFPEYRINSPEAEHTIAHLMKHLEQRIQKRQILLNDYTAKGDAFRAALVQMERDSYNLKSENASLTAMLQNERQKVIAYEEKLAQYEDTVSDLSRQVKDRESMIREMKGQLNQKQQVICQKELEKEKQKRKYDNRLASETGKLTKEMEQKYQEQQLKMKEELRDKENRLKLAHDVLSSDYLPDRYVSSKSTRPATSNIEEASVTSDYHSATFMRSQTPRAPRGIAASNIRHRRSRSTGERWLEHRAANPVPLDTILQPFYKNRKSITKLTDIKDVTNPKTSKYCLVSQSADTDGEVETRLYKGNVIPTCGGGAQVVFDDVECLKQRSPEAPIRKRSSRGECFSPVKETPSNYSVGMGSHSTKKSKR; encoded by the exons ATGAATGCAATGAAGTCAAG CAACAATAGAATACGCACACCAGCTAAAGTTATTCCGAAAACTCCACTTCGACTTCCACGCCAAATATCTAACGCTTCTTCAAAAGATTCCGTCCAAGTTTTCTGCCGTATTCGGCCGGTGAATACTGAAAATGAAGAATCATGCGTGAAGGTCATTTCACCGACGACAGTCGTTCTTACACCACCCGAAATAGCAGTCAATTACAAATCGGCTTGTCTGCGCGAAACGCATTACatattcaaaaacgttttcgaTCCGCAATCACGACAACGGGAGGTGTACAATGTAGTCGCACAACCGCTCGTAGAGGGATTGATTCGAGGCAGAAATGGACTTTTGTTTACTTATGGCGTAACGGGCAGTGGGAAAACTTTCACAATGACTGGAAACTCAAACGATCAAGGCATCATGCCCCGTTGCTTGGACGTTTTATTTAAGACGATCAATGATTACCAAACGAAAAAGTTTGTCTTCAAGCCGGACCGCATGAATGGATTCGAAATATTGTCGGAAGCGGACGCTATGCTCGAACGACAAGCGGAAATGAATACACgattcggtaaatttcgtGGGCGTGTTGATTCTGATCCAGAAATTGCGTCGCGTGCATCCAAAGACCCGTCGGCACTGGATGGCATCAATGAAGACAACATGTATGCGGTATTCATCACTTACATTGAGGTCTACAATAACAGCGTCTACGACTTGTTGGAAGACACTCCTGTGCAACGGACTTTGCAAAGCAAAATCATCCGCGAGGATTCCAGTCACAATATGTACGTCCATTTGGCCACAGAAGTTGAGGTGAAGAGCTTGCCGGAAGCCATCGAAGCATTCCAGAAAGGTCAAAAGAGAAAACGAATGGGTCACACCATTCTGAATGCTGAATCAAGTCGGAGTCATTCGGTGTTCACCATTCGTTTGGTACAGGCGCCGACGGATAGCCAGGGCGAGACCGTTTTACAAGATCGTCGAACGGTTACAGTGAGTCAATTGTCTCTGGTAGATTTGGCTGGAAGTGAACGGACGAGCCGTACGAACAATACCGGACAACGGCTACGAGAGGCCGGCAACATCAACAATTCGCTAATGACTTTGCGCacttgtttggagattttgcGCGAAAATCAGTTGAATGGATCCAATAAAAAGGTTCCGTACAGAGATTCGAAGGTGTCACATCTGTTCAAGAACTATTTCGAAGGCGAAGGCAGTGTCAAGATGATCGTTTGTATCAACCCAAGAAACGAGGACTATGATGAATCGGTG CAAGTCATCAAATTCGCCGAAATGACCCAAGAAGTTCAGGTTCAACGTGCAACGCCGATACGTCTTGACGTTGGTCTGACACCAGGTCGTCGCAAGGCCAATCAATTGTTCAAAATGGCCGTAAACAATTTGGATGCAATGGGCAGACCGGAAGCGAAAAAACTTGATGTTGATGTTGGCCTCGTGTATAGTCTCGGACCGAAATTCCCCGAATATCGAATCAATAGTCCGGAGGCAGAACATACAATTGCGCATCTGATGAAGCACTTGGAACAGCGTATTCAGAAGCGACAGATTCTGTTGAACGATTACACCGCCAAAG gCGATGCCTTTCGTGCCGCTTTGGTGCAAATGGAACGTGACTCGTACaatttgaaaagtgaaaatgcTTCCTTGACGGCTATGCTGCAAAACGAGCGACAGAAGGTGATCGCCTACGAGGAGAAATTGGCTCAGTACGAAGACACAGTCAGCGATCTGAGTCGTCAGGTTAAGGATCGTGAATCGATGATTCGTGAAATGAAAGGTCAACTGAACCAGAAACAACAAGTCATTTGCCAGAAGGAATTGGAGAAGGAGAAACAAAAACGGAAATACGATAATCGCTTGGCCAGTGAAACTGGCAAACTCACAAAGGAAATGGAACAGAAGTACCAAGAACAACAGCTAAAGATGAAg GAGGAGTTGCGTGACAAGGAAAATCGTTTAAAATTGGCGCACGATGTGCTGTCATCGGATTATTTGCCAGACAGATACGTTTCGAGTAAATCAACACGACCCGCTACTTCAAATATCGAAGAAGCTAGTGTCACCTCTGATTATCATTCTGCTACGTTTATGCGATCACAAACACCACGAGCGCCACGG GGCATTGCTGCTTCCAATATCCGCCATCGTCGATCACGTTCCACCGGTGAGCGCTGGTTAGAGCATCGCGCGGCGAATCCAGTTCCGCTAGACACAATACTTCAACCGTTTTACAAAAATCGCAAATCGATCACAAAGCTAACGGACATCAAAGACGTTACCAATCCGAAAACATCAAAATATTGCCTGGTATCACAATCGGCCGACACGGATGGCGAAGTGGAAACTCGATTGTACAAAGGAAATGTAATACCGACATGTGGCGGTGGTGCACAGGTAGTATTCGATGATGTTGAATGCTTGAAGCAACGATCGCCGGAAGCACCCATTCGCAAACGATCGAGCCGTGGCGAATGCTTCAGTCCGGTAAAGGAAACGCCGTCGAATTACAGCGTTGGAATGGGAAGTCACAGCACCAAGAAGAGCAAGCGCTAA
- the LOC119080841 gene encoding uncharacterized protein DDB_G0271670-like, which produces MAKIFQLELFIKEMSLWTLPQGSEDHDETLVEVTVFDMENVPINGYVFGKNSTMNRGQNFLFTLGGMPADNNKVFFNVFKKAYNREKNFLGNGNIPIDQIFGDLFSQIFKDATAAKTSQVLFQNNSQNLSAPIVGLQPNSQGVKQSPSQTKANAASNNPKNDPQVPNQTQNQAAKQSSIPAKQSLSKTKARTKANPQKDKQAPNQPQNEATKQGPSQTKGNPKKDSKTSAQDPNHGDANVASTNDPQDPKDAAKNDPQASIPAIKNLKAVNISATTQGSPTSGLSKDVYPIIGCDSKQWGTICILMRLTCFGQSNAHPILIHQNHKEIILQNTPKSATYKCVPLQRQSHGRNDLRKTKQGMNYNTATNMSSSSTSSSSTTTTNDPTSRTTAVKSHFRRPNAAKSKITSSTSSSGSSSSSSSATINPCPGPPGSPSEQYEEFTAEINGNALCVRVPKNVGTVKRIYDNPTSSKKMDSIQNTYPDRRKIPIIRGNRKYPAHYGTMSSLPSPRNSASYNSITENRICRSDDISCPSNVQIIRRNTDPARDVFLLNIGRDARNGKGIQLEMKTPKNPMNGSINNKQTTSVQTYEDEFVGGGKKGGKGGKKGGKKGKK; this is translated from the exons ATGgctaaaatatttcaattggaATTATTCATAAAGGAAATGTCCTTATGGACATTACCGCAAGGCTCCGAGGACCATGACGAGACTCTTGTTGAAGTAACCGTGTTTGATATGGAAAATGTTCCAATCAACGGTTACGTGTTCGGAAAAAACAGTACCATGAACCGAGGACAAAATTTCCTGTTCACATTAGGGGGAATGCCCGCCGAcaataataaagtttttttcaacgtttttaAGAAGGCGTACAATAGAGAGAAGAATTTTTTAGGAAATGGAAATATTCCAATTGACCAAATTTTTGGTGatttattttctcaaattttcaaagatgCCACTGCAGCAAAAACGTCACAAGTCCTATTCCAAAATAATTCGCAAAATTTGAGCGCTCCCATCGTTGGACTCCAACCCAATTCTCAGGGTGTGAAACAAAGTCCTTCACAAACTAAAGCAAATGCAGCTTCAAATAATCCCAAAAACGACCCACAAGTTCCGAATCAAACACAAAATCAAGCTGCGAAACAGAGTTCAATTCCTGCGAAGCAGAGCCTTTCAAAAACTAAAGCACGTACAAAGGCTAATCCCCAGAAAGATAAACAAGCTCCAAATCAACCACAAAATGAAGCTACGAAGCAGGGTCCATCACAGACCAAAGGCAATCCAAAGAAGGATTCTAAAACAAGTGCACAAGATCCAAATCACGGCGATGCCAATGTTGCTTCCACAAACGATCCACAAGACCCAAAGGACGCCGCTAAAAATGATCCACAAGCTAGCATACCTGCGATAAAAAATCTGAAAGCCGTTAACATATCGG CTACGACTCAGGGTTCTCCAACTTCCGGCCTATCCAAAGATGTTTATCCGATTATTGGTTGTGATTCGAAGCAGTGGGGAACGATTTGCATTTTAATGAGGCTCACCTGTTTCGGTCAATCTAATGCGCATCCAATACTGATCCATCAAAACCAcaaagaaatcattttgcaAAATACTCCCAAATCAGCAACGTACAAATGTGTACCACTTCAACGACAGTCGCACGGTCGTAACg ACCTTCGCAAGACAAAGCAGGGAATGAACTACAATACTGCAACGAATATGTCTAGTAGCAGTACCAGTAGTTCTAGTACCACAACCACCAACGATCCAACCAGCAGAACAACTGCAGTTAAATCACATTTCCGCAGACCGAATGCTGCGAAATCAAAGATTACTAGTAGCACTTCCAGTAGTGGTAGTtccagcagcagcagcagtgCTACAATTAATCCGTGTCCTGGTCCTCCAGGTTCACCTA GTGAACAATACGAAGAATTTACAGCTGAAATCAATGGCAATGCTTTATGTGTTCGAGTGCCAAAGAATGTTGGAACTGTAAAGAGAATATACGACAATCCAACTTCTTCCAAGAAAATGGACAGcattcaaaat ACATATCCCGATCGTCGAAAAATTCCGATTATTCGCGGAAATCGAAAGTATCCTGCCCATTATGGTACAATGTCGTCACTTCCAAGTCCTCGAAACAGTGCGAGTTACAACAGCATCACCGAAAATCGCATTTGCAGAAGTGATGACATCAGTTGTCCATCGAACGTTCAA ATTATTAGAAGAAATACCGACCCGGCGAGAGACGTTTTTCTGCTGAACATTGGTAGAGACGCTCGAAATGGAAAGGGTATTCAACTGGAAATGAAAACTccaaaaaatccgatgaatGGAAGCATAAATAATAAGCAGACGACGTCAGTGCAGACTTATGAAGATGAATTTGTGGGCGGTGGCAAAAAGGGTGGCAAAGGGGGCAAAAAAGGCGGAAAGAAGGgtaagaaataa
- the LOC119080842 gene encoding putative sodium-dependent multivitamin transporter: MDIEENLFGWIDYSVFVGMLLISAVIGVFYACKGKQSADDILIGGKSMGVIPVAASIMATFMSATGLLGVPAEMFLYGTQLILSYVIIVMPIMTFMSAYLIVPVFYNLGSCSANEYLERRFGKPIRAFSCLLYILTMTFFMGIALYAPAMALTQVTGLHVWITVWITGLVCTFYTTIGGMKAVVWTDTFQTLIMFGAMIWIVVQGIMDSGGLDQVWADNWETDRLNLFDFDPSPYTRVSFWNAVLGGSVAMLGAYATNQATIQRYLSLPTLSDAKRAVWMALPMFTIIHLLVLLVGMVVISKYRYCDPIKTQRIMTADQLFPLFVMDTMGSIPGIPGIFVAGIFSASLSTVSSGINSLTAVVHEDIIKPYIWKNLTDVQTLRLLKIMSIVGGLLCIGAAMVSGFMGNIIQATMVAFGLLGAPMFGTFMLGLFVPHATNKGAIIGLVTGFVFNLWMGMGSLFNFPYYPKLEKDYVDKCPERYFNVTGHAFNRTLNDELIQAEIDRTESIFPVYRISFMYYILIGVIIVMSVGTASSYIFGKSDIHDLDTRLFVPPIARILEKKQRSKKSLKKGKNDEKAEEIGMLKK, translated from the exons atgGACATCGAGGAAAATCTATTCGGTTGGATCGACTATTCGGTATTCGTTGGGATGCTGTTGATATCAGCCGTTATCGGAGTTTTCTATGCGTGCAAAGGGAAACAATCCGCTGACGATATATTAATCGGTGGAAAATCGATGGGTGTAATACCTGTGGCGGCCAGTATAATGGCCACATTTATGTCAGCCACTGGCCTTCTCGGTGTTCCCGCCGAAATGTTTCTGTATGGAACACAATTGATTTTATCTTATGTGATAATCGTCATGCCTATTATGACATTCATGTCGGCGTATTTGATTGTACCAGTTTTCTACAATTTGGGTAGTTGTTCGGCTAACGAATATTTGGAGAGACGATTCGGGAAGCCAATTAGAGCATTTTCATGTCTTCTGTATATACTTACAATG ACATTTTTCATGGGTATTGCATTATATGCTCCGGCTATGGCATTAACACAAG TCACGGGATTGCACGTGTGGATTACAGTATGGATAACAG GGTTGGTGTGTACATTTTACACAACCATT GGCGGTATGAAAGCGGTGGTCTGGACGGATACATTTCAAACGCTTATAATGTTTGGAGCCATGATTTGGATCGTTGTACAGGGTATAATGGATTCGGGCGGTCTCGATCAAGTATGGGCAGATAATTGGGAAACCGATCGTTTAAACTTGTTCGA TTTTGATCCGAGTCCCTACACGCGAGTCTCATTTTGGAATGCCGTACTCGGTGGATCTGTCGCGATGCTAGGTGCCTACGCTACAAACCAAGCAACTATTCAGCGATATCTTTCGCTTCCAACGCTAAGCGATGCAAAAAG GGCTGTTTGGATGGCATTGCCGATGTTTACAATAATCCACCTTCTGGTCCTACTCGTTGGAATGGTTGTGATCAGTAAATACCGTTATTGTGATCCAATCAAAACGCAGCGAATCATGACAGCCGATCAGCTATTTCCACTGTTCGTTATGGACACAATGGGCAGCATTCCGGGCATTCCGGGAATATTCGTTGCAGGAATCTTCTCAGCTTCGTTATCAACCGTCTCGTCGGGTATCAATTCGCTAACAGCTGTGGTTCACGAGGATATAATCAAACCATACATTTGGAAAAACCTTACCGACGTACAAACGCTAAGACTTCTTAAGATTATGTCCATTGTCGGCGGACTTCTGTGCATTGGTGCAGCCATGGTATCTGGATTTATGGGAAATATTATACAGGCAACAATGGTCGCCTTTGGGCTGCTAGGCGCTCCTATGTTTGGTACTTTTATGCTCGGTTTGTTCGTACCGCATGCAACTAATAAG GGTGCGATCATTGGACTCGTTACTGGTTTTGTATTCAATCTATGGATGGGAATGGGTTCCTTGTTCAATTTTCCGTATTATCCAAAACTGGAAAAGGACTACGTAGATAAATGTCCCGAGCGATATTTCAATGTAACTGGACATGCATTTAACAGAACGTTAAACGATGAACTCATTCAGGCCGAAATTGACCGAAC cGAGTCTATCTTTCCCGTATACCGGATATCGTTCATGTATTACATATTGATTGGTGTGATAATTGTGATGAGCGTGGGGACAGCTTCCAGTTATATATTTGGAAAGTCTGACATTCACGATTTAGATACTAGATTATTTGTGCCACCAATAGCAAGAATATTAGAGAAGAAACAGCGATCGAAGAAATCGTTGAAGAAAGGTAAAAACGACGAAAAAGCAGAAGAAATTGGAATGTTAAAAAAGTGA
- the LOC119080862 gene encoding protein phosphatase inhibitor 2-like produces MASSTGGPPDSKKPCKGILKPSSSFDKHTVAGNRKSAKFDEINVLQTYHPPDKDYGHMKIEEPKTPYRVAEGDEDSIDQLDFELLAKKLEDCRSQELSSSDDEEESPEQKVKRNEFEKRRKIHYNEFDAVRRARQLIEEEDDDDDDSEGESSRTQCNYVDSNLDDNTMDVDDNNKQSTSSSLGH; encoded by the exons ATGGCATCATCAACAGGAGGACCACCCGATTCTAAGAAACCGTGCAAAGGAATTTTGAAACCTTCCAGTTCTTTTGACAAGCATACTGTTGCTGG GAATAGGAAAAGTGCAAAATTCGATGAAATAAATGTGCTGCAAACATACCATCCGCCCGATAAAGACTACGGTCACATGAAGATTGAAGAGCCGAAAACTCCGTACC GTGTTGCTGAAGGAGATGAGGACAGCATTGATCAATTGGATTTTGAACTGCTAGCAAAGAA GTTGGAGGATTGCCGATCACAAGAATTATCCAGTTCTGACGACGAGGAAGAAAGCCCCGAACAAAAAG TGAAACGAAACGAATTCGAGAAACGACGAAAGATCCACTACAATGAATTCGATGCCGTTCGCCGAGCAAGACAATTAATCGAAGaagaagatgatgatgatgacgacaGTGAAGGCGAAAGCAGTCGAACACAGTGTAATTATGTGGATAGTAATTTGGACGATAATACAATGGACGTGGATGATAATAACAAGCAATCGACATCTTCATCGTTAGGTCATTGA